One Malus sylvestris chromosome 14, drMalSylv7.2, whole genome shotgun sequence DNA segment encodes these proteins:
- the LOC126598591 gene encoding uncharacterized protein LOC126598591 isoform X2 gives MASPPQSKRRRKNQSKDEADDPSAAPSSTPEKLSPVVVFAHGAGAPSSSDWMIRWKDMLGKALNAVEVVTFDYPYISGGKKRAPPKAEKLVDFHADVVKKAVAKNPGHPLILAGKSMGSRVSCMVACKEDIHASTIVCLGYPLKGMNGAVRDETILELSIPIMFVQGSKDGLCPLEKLETTRKKIKCLSDLHVIDGGDHSFKIGKKHLQTTGLSQDKAEDLALQAIAAFWLRSLEGR, from the exons ATGGCGTCGCCACCACAGTCAAAACGCAGGCGAAAGAACCAGAGCAAAGACGAAGCAGATGACCCGTCAGCGGCACCTTCATCCACACCAGAGAAATTATCCCCTGTGGTGGTCTTTGCTCATGGTGCTGGTGCTCCTTCTTCGTCCGACTGGATGATCAG GTGGAAGGATATGTTGGGAAAAGCACTAAATGCTGTAGAAGTTGTTACCTTCGATTACCCAT ATATTTCTGGTGGGAAAAAGAGGGCTCCTCCAAAGGCTGAAAAGTTGGTCGATTTTCATGCTGATGTTGTCAAAAAGGCGGTTGCTAAGAACCCAGGTCATCCGTTGATTTTAGCCGGGAAATCTATGGGTTCAAG AGTCAGCTGCATGGTAGCTTGCAAGGAAGATATACATGCCTCAACAATAGTTTGCTTAGGATACCCACTAAAG GGCATGAATGGAGCAGTGCGAGATGAAACGATATTGGAACTTTCTATTCCCATAATGTTTGTACAG GGTAGTAAAGATGGGCTTTGTCCATTGGAAAAGCTAGAAACTACTCGCAAGAAGATTAAATGCCTTAGTGATTTGCATGTCATTGATGGTGGCGACCACTCCTTCAAGATTGGAAAGAAGCATCTGCAAACCACTGGGTTATCCCAAGACAAAGCTGAAGATCTTGCTCTTCAGGCCATTGCAGCTTTTTGGTTGAGGTCTCTTGAAGGAAGGTGA
- the LOC126598591 gene encoding uncharacterized protein LOC126598591 isoform X1, with amino-acid sequence MASPPQSKRRRKNQSKDEADDPSAAPSSTPEKLSPVVVFAHGAGAPSSSDWMIRWKDMLGKALNAVEVVTFDYPYISGGKKRAPPKAEKLVDFHADVVKKAVAKNPGHPLILAGKSMGSRVSCMVACKEDIHASTIVCLGYPLKVCCSEGMNGAVRDETILELSIPIMFVQGSKDGLCPLEKLETTRKKIKCLSDLHVIDGGDHSFKIGKKHLQTTGLSQDKAEDLALQAIAAFWLRSLEGR; translated from the exons ATGGCGTCGCCACCACAGTCAAAACGCAGGCGAAAGAACCAGAGCAAAGACGAAGCAGATGACCCGTCAGCGGCACCTTCATCCACACCAGAGAAATTATCCCCTGTGGTGGTCTTTGCTCATGGTGCTGGTGCTCCTTCTTCGTCCGACTGGATGATCAG GTGGAAGGATATGTTGGGAAAAGCACTAAATGCTGTAGAAGTTGTTACCTTCGATTACCCAT ATATTTCTGGTGGGAAAAAGAGGGCTCCTCCAAAGGCTGAAAAGTTGGTCGATTTTCATGCTGATGTTGTCAAAAAGGCGGTTGCTAAGAACCCAGGTCATCCGTTGATTTTAGCCGGGAAATCTATGGGTTCAAG AGTCAGCTGCATGGTAGCTTGCAAGGAAGATATACATGCCTCAACAATAGTTTGCTTAGGATACCCACTAAAGGTTTGCTGTTCTGAA GGCATGAATGGAGCAGTGCGAGATGAAACGATATTGGAACTTTCTATTCCCATAATGTTTGTACAG GGTAGTAAAGATGGGCTTTGTCCATTGGAAAAGCTAGAAACTACTCGCAAGAAGATTAAATGCCTTAGTGATTTGCATGTCATTGATGGTGGCGACCACTCCTTCAAGATTGGAAAGAAGCATCTGCAAACCACTGGGTTATCCCAAGACAAAGCTGAAGATCTTGCTCTTCAGGCCATTGCAGCTTTTTGGTTGAGGTCTCTTGAAGGAAGGTGA